A part of Aegilops tauschii subsp. strangulata cultivar AL8/78 chromosome 2, Aet v6.0, whole genome shotgun sequence genomic DNA contains:
- the LOC109752214 gene encoding MAP3K epsilon protein kinase 1 isoform X2: MASRQHNPKSKTLGNKYMLGDEIGKGAYGRVYKGLDLENGDFVAIKQVSLENIPQEDLNIIMQEIDLLKNLNHKNIVKYLGSLKTNSHLHIILEYVENGSLANIIKPNKFGPFPESLAAVYIAQVLEGLVYLHEQGVIHRDIKGANILTTKEGLVKLADFGVATKLTEADVNTHSVVGTPYWMAPEVIEMSGVCAASDIWSVGCTVIELLTCSPPYYELQPMPALFRIVQDVQPPIPEGFSPEITDFLRQCFQKDSIQRPDAKTLLMHPWLQNSRRASSSPRQTNPRHIDMDVEVPSSDNHAGFSGPSGDTQAPVASDVEQEDGTKELVSVSAGQGKPDELHDGKPAESNISNNVELMKDNVVLTKDPTLVFHEKLSLESSPGVTDLNGNIKHEPSQDVLPTKVARSSQESKNGDSKNLDPESKDPSSFEDDDAFSFQAGRQNVAFLEETKPLVAEGANGLSRFSDTPGDASLEDLFPIDKRGDNGAEASTSTTAQELRDRMVSQKQKGNDNVPMNGGKLLELFEEFHDNIPGENLFPLQSVEYSKIVAQLKPGESEEVILSACQKLMLFFSHRPEQKQIYVSQNGFLPLMELLELPKNRIICSVLQLINYIVKDNTAFLENACLVGLIPVVMNFAVPDRAKEVRMQASFFLQQLCQASTLTLQMFIACQGIPVLVSFLEPDYAKFREMVHLAIDGIWQVFKLQHSTPRNDFCRIAAKNGILLRLVNTLHSLNEATRFASISGSGASVTQNGSTPRLKSGQLDVPMLESSKVRLDHYHSSGSMQSLQADADKHHILLDPSASPRFNDISAAGHMERNDNDLVRPQRLSVSGGRSSTDRSPKHIELVSNGHSSGQNDQIRPLLSLLEKEPPSRHVSGQLDYARHMSGLERHESILPLLHASVERKTNGELDLLMAEFAEVSRQGRENGNLDSNMKASNRAPSMKYGPTASNEGTSTSGAASQTASGVLSGSGVLNARMPGSTTSSGLLAQMVSMSADVAREYLEKVADLLLEFAQADTVVKSLMSSQSLLARLFQMFNKIESPILLKILRCINHLSGDPNCLETLQRTDAIKHLIPILELRDGPLVFQIHSEVLNALFNLCKINKRRQEQAAENGIIPHLMNFVMSDSPLRQYALPLLCDMAHASRNSREQLRAHGGLDVYLDLLEDDAWACTALDSIAVCLAHDNDHRKVEQALLKKEAIQKLVKFFEDCPEQYFVHILDAFLKIITKSSRINTAIATNGLTTLLIARLDHREAIARLTLLKLIKVVYEHHPRPKQLIVENDLPQKLQNLIEERRDGQRGGQQVLVKQMATSLLKALHINTVL; this comes from the exons ATGGCGTCCCGGCAGCACAACCCGAAATCCAAGACGCTCGGCAACAAATAC ATGCTGGGGGACGAGATAGGGAAGGGCGCGTACGGGCGCGTCTACAAGGGGCTTGACCTGGAGAATGGCGACTTCGTGGCCATCAAGCAGGTCTCGCTGGAGAACATCCCGCAGGAGGATCTCAATATTATCATG CAAGAAATTGATCTACTGAAA AATCTCAATCACAAAAATATTGTGAAGTATCTTGGATCATTGAAGACAAATAGCCATCTTCATATCATTCTGGA ATATGTGGAGAATGGTTCACTAGCCAATATTATCAAGCCAAACAAATTTGGACCATTTCCTGAATCATTAGCAGCCGTCTACATTGCTCAG GTGTTGGAGGGTCTTGTCTATCTGCATGAGCAAGGTGTCATACATAGAGATATCAAGGGTGCAAATATATTGACAACTAAAGAG GGCCTTGTTAAACTTGCTGATTTTGGAGTTGCTACTAAATTAACTGAAGCTGATGTCAACACACACTCAGTGGTTGGAACCCCATACTGGATGGCCCCCGAG GTTATTGAAATGTCTGGTGTTTGTGCCGCGTCAGATATCTGGAGTGTTGGTTGCACAGTTATTGAACTACTCACTTGTTCCCCACCATATTATGAACTGCAGCCCATGCCTGCACTGTTTCGCATTGTTCAG GATGTGCAACCACCAATACCGGAAGGATTCTCTCCTGAGATTACTGATTTTCTCCGGCAATGTTTTCAAAAG GATTCAATACAACGGCCTGATGCAAAGACATTGTTGATGCACCCATGGTTGCAGAACTCGAGACGGGCCTCGTCATCTCCCCGACAGACTAATCCGAG GCATATTGACATGGATGTTGAAGTCCCAAGTAGCGATAATCATGCTGGGTTTTCTGGTCCATCAGGAGATACACAAGCACCTGTTGCTTCTGACGTTGAACAG GAGGATGGAACAAAAGAACTGGTTTCTGTATCTGCGGGACAAGGTAAACCTGACGAGCTTCATGATGGAAAACCTGCAGAGAGCAATATTTCAAACAATGTGGAACTTATGAAAGATAATGTGGTTCTCACTAAAGATCCTACATTAGTTTTCCATGAAAAGCTATCATTGGAATCATCTCCTGGAGTTACTGATTTAAATGGCAATATAAAACATGAACCTTCGCAAGATGTTCTGCCAACTAAGGTAGCTAGGAGCAGCCAAGAATCAAAAAATGGTGACAGCAAAAATTTAGATCCTGAAAGTAAAGACCCTTCGAGTTTTGAGGATGATGATGCTTTCTCCTTCCAGGCTGGGAGACAGAATGTTGCCTTTCTAGAG GAGACAAAACCTTTAGTTGCCGAGGGAGCTAATGGACTGAGTAGATTCAGTGATACACCTGGAGATGCCTCCTTGGAGGATTTATTCCCAATTGACAAGCGAGGAGATAATGGGGCTGAAGCTTCAACATCTACTACCGCTCAAGAGCTCAGGGATAGGATGGTGTCACAGAAGCAGAAGGGAAATGACAATGTGCCCATGAATGGCGGGAAACTTCTTGAATTATTTGAG GAATTTCACGACAACATTCCAGGAGAGAACCTTTTCCCTTTACAG TCTGTGGAATACAGCAAAATAGTAGCACAGCTGAAGCCCGGCGAAAGTGAAGAAGTAATATTGTCAGCATGCCAAAAGCTTATGTTATTCTTCAGTCACCGGCCTGAGCAAAAACAGATTTATGTGTCACAGAATGGTTTCCTTCCGTTGATGGAACTTCTTGAACTTCCAAAAAACCGT ATTATATGTTCTGTTCTGCAACTCATCAACTACATTGTAAAAGATAATACGGCCTTCCTGGAAAATGCCTGTCTTGTTGGCCTA ATACCAGTGGTGATGAATTTTGCCGTGCCAGATCGTGCAAAGGAAGTCCGGATGCAAGCATCTTTTTTTCTGCAGCAGCTTTGCCAGGCCAG CACCTTGACGTTGCAAATGTTCATTGCATGCCAAGGTATACCTGTTTTGGTGAGTTTTTTGGAGCCTGACTATGCAAAATTTAG GGAAATGGTTCATCTTGCAATTGATGGCATCTGGCAGGTCTTCAAGCTTCAGCATTCAACGCCGAGAAATGACTTCTGTCGTATAGCAGCAAAGAATGGGATACTTCTCAGGCTAGTTAATACTCTTCATAGCTTGAATGAAGCAACACGATTTGCTTCCATCTCAGGGTCAGGTGCTTCAGTAACACAGAATGGTTCCACCCCCCGTCTAAAATCTGGTCAGCTAGATGTGCCGATGCTAGAAAGTTCTAAAGTAAGGCTGGATCATTACCATTCATCTGGCTCCATGCAGTCGTTACAAGCAGATGCTGATAAGCACCATATCTTATTGGATCCTTCAGCATCTCCCAGGTTCAATGATATATCTGCCGCTGGTCACATGGAGAGAAATGATAATGACCTGGTAAGGCCACAGCGGCTTAGTGTTTCTGGAGGAAGGTCATCAACAGACAGATCTCCCAAGCATATAGAATTAGTATCAAATGGACATAGTAGTGGTCAGAATGATCAAATCCGGCCTCTACTGAGTTTATTGGAGAAAGAACCTCCCTCTCGTCATGTATCTGGACAACTTGATTATGCCCGTCACATGTCTGGACTAGAAAGGCATGAGAGTATTTTGCCACTGTTACATGCTTCAGTAGAGAGGAAAACAAACGGTGAACTTGACTTGCTAATGGCAGAATTTGCTG AGGTCTCTAGACAGGGAAGAGAGAATGGTAACCTTGATTCTAATATGAAAGCTTCAAATAGGGCTCCAAGTATGAAGTATGGTCCAACAGCTTCCAATGAGGGAACATCAACATCCGGAGCAGCATCACAAACAGCATCTGGCGTGTTATCTGGATCAGGAGTGCTCAATGCAAGAATGCCAGGAAGTACAACATCATCTGGTCTATTAGCTCAAATGGTTTCTATGAGTGCTGATGTTGCACGCGAGTATCTTGAGAAAGTGGCAGATCTTCTTTTGGAGTTTGCACAAGCAGACACTGTTGTAAAATCTCTCATGTCTAGCCAAAGCCTTCTCGCACGGCTTTTCCAGATGTTCAATAAGATAGAATCTCCTATTCTTCTGAAG ATTCTTAGGTGCATTAATCATTTGTCTGGTGATCCTAATTGTCTAGAGACACTTCAACGCACAGATGCTATCAAGCATTTGATACCAATTCTCGAACTTCGTGATGGACCTCTAGTTTTTCAAATACATAGCGAG GTCCTCAATGCGCTGTTCAACCTTTGTAAGATCAATAAAAGAAGACAGGAACAAGCAGCTGAAAATGGGATCATCCCTCACTTGATGAATTTTGTCATGTCAGACTCGCCGCTAAGGCAGTATGCATTGCCTCTGCTTTGTGATATGGCTCATGCTTCTCGCAACTCTAGGGAGCAGTTGAGAGCTCATGGAGGCCTGGATGTGTACTTGGACCTGTTAGAGGATGATGCATGGGCATGTACAGCTTTGGATTCCATTGCTGTTTGTTTGGCTCATGACAATGATCACAGAAAAGTAGAGCAAgccttgttgaagaaagaggccATTCAGAAGTTGGTGAAATTTTTCGAAGACTGCCCTGAACAATATTTTGTTCATATACTCGATGCTTTCCTCAAAATAATCAC GAAATCATCTCGGATAAATACTGCAATAGCCACCAATGGTTTGACGACATTGCTTATTGCAAGACTTGACCATCGAGAAGCTATTGCTCGTTTGACTCTGCTGAAACTAATAAAG GTTGTCTATGAGCACCACCCTCGACCAAAGCAGCTTATAGTGGAGAACGACCTTCCCCAAAAGCTACAAAACCTCATCGAAGAGCGCAGGGATGGGCAACGCGGCGGTCAACAAGTGCTGGTCAAACAAATGGCCACCTCACTGTTGAAGGCATTGCACATCAATACAGTCTTGTGA
- the LOC109752214 gene encoding MAP3K epsilon protein kinase 1 isoform X1, which translates to MASRQHNPKSKTLGNKYMLGDEIGKGAYGRVYKGLDLENGDFVAIKQVSLENIPQEDLNIIMQEIDLLKNLNHKNIVKYLGSLKTNSHLHIILEYVENGSLANIIKPNKFGPFPESLAAVYIAQVLEGLVYLHEQGVIHRDIKGANILTTKEGLVKLADFGVATKLTEADVNTHSVVGTPYWMAPEVIEMSGVCAASDIWSVGCTVIELLTCSPPYYELQPMPALFRIVQDVQPPIPEGFSPEITDFLRQCFQKDSIQRPDAKTLLMHPWLQNSRRASSSPRQTNPRHIDMDVEVPSSDNHAGFSGPSGDTQAPVASDVEQEDGTKELVSVSAGQGKPDELHDGKPAESNISNNVELMKDNVVLTKDPTLVFHEKLSLESSPGVTDLNGNIKHEPSQDVLPTKVARSSQESKNGDSKNLDPESKDPSSFEDDDAFSFQAGRQNVAFLEETKPLVAEGANGLSRFSDTPGDASLEDLFPIDKRGDNGAEASTSTTAQELRDRMVSQKQKGNDNVPMNGGKLLELFEEFHDNIPGENLFPLQSVEYSKIVAQLKPGESEEVILSACQKLMLFFSHRPEQKQIYVSQNGFLPLMELLELPKNRIICSVLQLINYIVKDNTAFLENACLVGLIPVVMNFAVPDRAKEVRMQASFFLQQLCQASTLTLQMFIACQGIPVLVSFLEPDYAKFSREMVHLAIDGIWQVFKLQHSTPRNDFCRIAAKNGILLRLVNTLHSLNEATRFASISGSGASVTQNGSTPRLKSGQLDVPMLESSKVRLDHYHSSGSMQSLQADADKHHILLDPSASPRFNDISAAGHMERNDNDLVRPQRLSVSGGRSSTDRSPKHIELVSNGHSSGQNDQIRPLLSLLEKEPPSRHVSGQLDYARHMSGLERHESILPLLHASVERKTNGELDLLMAEFAEVSRQGRENGNLDSNMKASNRAPSMKYGPTASNEGTSTSGAASQTASGVLSGSGVLNARMPGSTTSSGLLAQMVSMSADVAREYLEKVADLLLEFAQADTVVKSLMSSQSLLARLFQMFNKIESPILLKILRCINHLSGDPNCLETLQRTDAIKHLIPILELRDGPLVFQIHSEVLNALFNLCKINKRRQEQAAENGIIPHLMNFVMSDSPLRQYALPLLCDMAHASRNSREQLRAHGGLDVYLDLLEDDAWACTALDSIAVCLAHDNDHRKVEQALLKKEAIQKLVKFFEDCPEQYFVHILDAFLKIITKSSRINTAIATNGLTTLLIARLDHREAIARLTLLKLIKVVYEHHPRPKQLIVENDLPQKLQNLIEERRDGQRGGQQVLVKQMATSLLKALHINTVL; encoded by the exons ATGGCGTCCCGGCAGCACAACCCGAAATCCAAGACGCTCGGCAACAAATAC ATGCTGGGGGACGAGATAGGGAAGGGCGCGTACGGGCGCGTCTACAAGGGGCTTGACCTGGAGAATGGCGACTTCGTGGCCATCAAGCAGGTCTCGCTGGAGAACATCCCGCAGGAGGATCTCAATATTATCATG CAAGAAATTGATCTACTGAAA AATCTCAATCACAAAAATATTGTGAAGTATCTTGGATCATTGAAGACAAATAGCCATCTTCATATCATTCTGGA ATATGTGGAGAATGGTTCACTAGCCAATATTATCAAGCCAAACAAATTTGGACCATTTCCTGAATCATTAGCAGCCGTCTACATTGCTCAG GTGTTGGAGGGTCTTGTCTATCTGCATGAGCAAGGTGTCATACATAGAGATATCAAGGGTGCAAATATATTGACAACTAAAGAG GGCCTTGTTAAACTTGCTGATTTTGGAGTTGCTACTAAATTAACTGAAGCTGATGTCAACACACACTCAGTGGTTGGAACCCCATACTGGATGGCCCCCGAG GTTATTGAAATGTCTGGTGTTTGTGCCGCGTCAGATATCTGGAGTGTTGGTTGCACAGTTATTGAACTACTCACTTGTTCCCCACCATATTATGAACTGCAGCCCATGCCTGCACTGTTTCGCATTGTTCAG GATGTGCAACCACCAATACCGGAAGGATTCTCTCCTGAGATTACTGATTTTCTCCGGCAATGTTTTCAAAAG GATTCAATACAACGGCCTGATGCAAAGACATTGTTGATGCACCCATGGTTGCAGAACTCGAGACGGGCCTCGTCATCTCCCCGACAGACTAATCCGAG GCATATTGACATGGATGTTGAAGTCCCAAGTAGCGATAATCATGCTGGGTTTTCTGGTCCATCAGGAGATACACAAGCACCTGTTGCTTCTGACGTTGAACAG GAGGATGGAACAAAAGAACTGGTTTCTGTATCTGCGGGACAAGGTAAACCTGACGAGCTTCATGATGGAAAACCTGCAGAGAGCAATATTTCAAACAATGTGGAACTTATGAAAGATAATGTGGTTCTCACTAAAGATCCTACATTAGTTTTCCATGAAAAGCTATCATTGGAATCATCTCCTGGAGTTACTGATTTAAATGGCAATATAAAACATGAACCTTCGCAAGATGTTCTGCCAACTAAGGTAGCTAGGAGCAGCCAAGAATCAAAAAATGGTGACAGCAAAAATTTAGATCCTGAAAGTAAAGACCCTTCGAGTTTTGAGGATGATGATGCTTTCTCCTTCCAGGCTGGGAGACAGAATGTTGCCTTTCTAGAG GAGACAAAACCTTTAGTTGCCGAGGGAGCTAATGGACTGAGTAGATTCAGTGATACACCTGGAGATGCCTCCTTGGAGGATTTATTCCCAATTGACAAGCGAGGAGATAATGGGGCTGAAGCTTCAACATCTACTACCGCTCAAGAGCTCAGGGATAGGATGGTGTCACAGAAGCAGAAGGGAAATGACAATGTGCCCATGAATGGCGGGAAACTTCTTGAATTATTTGAG GAATTTCACGACAACATTCCAGGAGAGAACCTTTTCCCTTTACAG TCTGTGGAATACAGCAAAATAGTAGCACAGCTGAAGCCCGGCGAAAGTGAAGAAGTAATATTGTCAGCATGCCAAAAGCTTATGTTATTCTTCAGTCACCGGCCTGAGCAAAAACAGATTTATGTGTCACAGAATGGTTTCCTTCCGTTGATGGAACTTCTTGAACTTCCAAAAAACCGT ATTATATGTTCTGTTCTGCAACTCATCAACTACATTGTAAAAGATAATACGGCCTTCCTGGAAAATGCCTGTCTTGTTGGCCTA ATACCAGTGGTGATGAATTTTGCCGTGCCAGATCGTGCAAAGGAAGTCCGGATGCAAGCATCTTTTTTTCTGCAGCAGCTTTGCCAGGCCAG CACCTTGACGTTGCAAATGTTCATTGCATGCCAAGGTATACCTGTTTTGGTGAGTTTTTTGGAGCCTGACTATGCAAAATTTAG CAGGGAAATGGTTCATCTTGCAATTGATGGCATCTGGCAGGTCTTCAAGCTTCAGCATTCAACGCCGAGAAATGACTTCTGTCGTATAGCAGCAAAGAATGGGATACTTCTCAGGCTAGTTAATACTCTTCATAGCTTGAATGAAGCAACACGATTTGCTTCCATCTCAGGGTCAGGTGCTTCAGTAACACAGAATGGTTCCACCCCCCGTCTAAAATCTGGTCAGCTAGATGTGCCGATGCTAGAAAGTTCTAAAGTAAGGCTGGATCATTACCATTCATCTGGCTCCATGCAGTCGTTACAAGCAGATGCTGATAAGCACCATATCTTATTGGATCCTTCAGCATCTCCCAGGTTCAATGATATATCTGCCGCTGGTCACATGGAGAGAAATGATAATGACCTGGTAAGGCCACAGCGGCTTAGTGTTTCTGGAGGAAGGTCATCAACAGACAGATCTCCCAAGCATATAGAATTAGTATCAAATGGACATAGTAGTGGTCAGAATGATCAAATCCGGCCTCTACTGAGTTTATTGGAGAAAGAACCTCCCTCTCGTCATGTATCTGGACAACTTGATTATGCCCGTCACATGTCTGGACTAGAAAGGCATGAGAGTATTTTGCCACTGTTACATGCTTCAGTAGAGAGGAAAACAAACGGTGAACTTGACTTGCTAATGGCAGAATTTGCTG AGGTCTCTAGACAGGGAAGAGAGAATGGTAACCTTGATTCTAATATGAAAGCTTCAAATAGGGCTCCAAGTATGAAGTATGGTCCAACAGCTTCCAATGAGGGAACATCAACATCCGGAGCAGCATCACAAACAGCATCTGGCGTGTTATCTGGATCAGGAGTGCTCAATGCAAGAATGCCAGGAAGTACAACATCATCTGGTCTATTAGCTCAAATGGTTTCTATGAGTGCTGATGTTGCACGCGAGTATCTTGAGAAAGTGGCAGATCTTCTTTTGGAGTTTGCACAAGCAGACACTGTTGTAAAATCTCTCATGTCTAGCCAAAGCCTTCTCGCACGGCTTTTCCAGATGTTCAATAAGATAGAATCTCCTATTCTTCTGAAG ATTCTTAGGTGCATTAATCATTTGTCTGGTGATCCTAATTGTCTAGAGACACTTCAACGCACAGATGCTATCAAGCATTTGATACCAATTCTCGAACTTCGTGATGGACCTCTAGTTTTTCAAATACATAGCGAG GTCCTCAATGCGCTGTTCAACCTTTGTAAGATCAATAAAAGAAGACAGGAACAAGCAGCTGAAAATGGGATCATCCCTCACTTGATGAATTTTGTCATGTCAGACTCGCCGCTAAGGCAGTATGCATTGCCTCTGCTTTGTGATATGGCTCATGCTTCTCGCAACTCTAGGGAGCAGTTGAGAGCTCATGGAGGCCTGGATGTGTACTTGGACCTGTTAGAGGATGATGCATGGGCATGTACAGCTTTGGATTCCATTGCTGTTTGTTTGGCTCATGACAATGATCACAGAAAAGTAGAGCAAgccttgttgaagaaagaggccATTCAGAAGTTGGTGAAATTTTTCGAAGACTGCCCTGAACAATATTTTGTTCATATACTCGATGCTTTCCTCAAAATAATCAC GAAATCATCTCGGATAAATACTGCAATAGCCACCAATGGTTTGACGACATTGCTTATTGCAAGACTTGACCATCGAGAAGCTATTGCTCGTTTGACTCTGCTGAAACTAATAAAG GTTGTCTATGAGCACCACCCTCGACCAAAGCAGCTTATAGTGGAGAACGACCTTCCCCAAAAGCTACAAAACCTCATCGAAGAGCGCAGGGATGGGCAACGCGGCGGTCAACAAGTGCTGGTCAAACAAATGGCCACCTCACTGTTGAAGGCATTGCACATCAATACAGTCTTGTGA